DNA from Pelagibacterium nitratireducens:
GCGCTCCAACGCAAACCAGGACAAGAATGCCGAGGACGATTGGGCTCATGGTCAACGCATCAGTTCGTGTTGTTCGACATTTGCCCGCTCCAGCGCTTCGACCAGCGCCATTTCCTCGTTGAAGTAGCGGGCTTTTTCGGTGAACTGGGGCTTGGTAATGCCGGTCGAGCGGTGGCGACCGAGGAGGGCCCCGTTGGCGTCTTCGCCCATGATGTCATAGAGGAACACGTCCTGGGTGACGATGACGTCGCCTTCCATGCCGAGCACCTCTGAAATATGGGTGATGCGGCGCGAACCATCGCGCAGGCGAGCGGCCTGGACGATCACATCGATCGACGACACGATCATCTCGCGAATGGTGCGGCTGGGCAGCGCGAACCCGCCCATGGTTATCATCGATTCAAGACGGGAAAGGGCTTCGCGCGGCGAGTTGGCGTGCAGCGTACCCATGGAGCCGTCATGGCCGGTGTTCATGGCCTGGAGAAGATCGAACGCTTCAGGGCCACGGACTTCGCCGACGATGATCCGCTCGGGACGCATGCGCAGGCAGTTCCTGACCAACTCGCGCATGGTGACCTCGCCCTCGCCCTCGAGATTGGGCGGGCGGGTTTCAAGGCGCACCACATGGGGTTGCTGGAGCTGCAGTTCGGCCGAATCCTCGCAGGTGATGACGCGTTCGTCTTTGTCGATGAAGGCAGTCAGACAGTTGAGCAGAGTGGTCTTGCCCGAACCTGTACCGCCGGAAATCAGAACGTTGGCCCGCACGCGGCCCAGAACGCGCAGCACTTCGGCACCCTCGGGAGAAATCGAGCCAAACTTGACCAGCTGCGGCAGGGTCAGCTTGTCCTTTTTGAACTTACGAATGGTGAGCGTTGGCCCATCGATCGAAAGCGGCGGCGCGATGACGTTGACACGAGAGCCATCGGGCAGGCGCGCGTCGCATATGGGAGAGGACTCGTCAACGCGACGGCCCACCTGGCTCACAATGCGCTGGCACACATTCATCAGGTGCGCATCGTCACGGAAGCGCACATTGGTCAGCTTCACCCGGCCACTGACTTCGATATAGCAGCGCTGAGAGCCGTTTATCATGATATCGGCGATGTCGTCGCGGGCCAACAACGGTTCGAGCGGACCATAGCCAAGAACGTCATTGCAGATATCGTCGAGCAGGTCTTCCTGCTCGGAAATTGACATGACGAAATTCTTGAGCGCGATGATTTCGGCGACGATGTCGCGAATTTCCTCACGCGCAGAATCCTGATCCATCGCGGCGAGTTGCGACAGGTCGATGGAATCGATCAGGGCCGAAAAGATCGAGGACTTGGTCTGGAAGTAGTTCTTGTCGCGCCCATTGGGTTCGACGTTGTCGACACCCTCTTCGATTCGTGTCGTTCGTTGGGCTTCGGACGTCGCGATCGCCGACTGCTCGCGGGCGCGTTCAACCTCCTGAGTCTCGGGAGGAGGCGCGGGGCGACTCGGAGCCGGCTGGGTGTTGCCACCGAAACTCGCACGCTTGCCGAACATCGTTTAAAGCCTTCCTTGTAATTACGCCCGCTTGCGCATGCGAAACAGATCGGGGAGCCGGATTCCGGAGGGGCGGCTGCCCGCCTCGGCGCCGGACCGCCCGGTCAGTTCCAGTCCAAGCGTGCGGAAAATGTCATTGACCTTGTGAGTCCCCGAGACCTCCGCAATCATCTGGCCGTTGTTGGCGGCGGTCCCGAACAGGGCCGGCTCAAACCCGATCTGGGCAGCGAGACGGCATTCGATCGATGAAGCGAACTCCGCCGCGGGGATTTCCGGACGCTTGGAGATACCCGTTTTGTTGACCACGATAATGGGGTCGCTGTCGCTCGGGCGCATGGCCTTGACCGCATCGGCGATCGCCTTGGCATTTCGCAAATTGGCTAGGTCTGGCTCGGCCACGATCACCACCTCATCGACAGCAGCCAAAGTATGGCGCACCCAGCCCGTCCACAGATGCGGTATGTCGAGAATGACAACGGGTACGGTTTTCTGGCTGAGTTCGATAACCTGTTCGAAGCTGCGCTCTGTGAGATCGTAGGCTCTGTCGAGGGTGGCCGGTGCAGCGAGCAGCGAAATGTGATTTGCCGCCTTGCTCATCAGCCGATCGAGCATCACAGCATCCATCTTGTCGCTGGCATAGATGGCATCTGCAATGCCTTGCGGCGGATCCTGATTGAAGTCGAGCCCGGCGGTTCCGAAGGGCAGGTCGAGATCGACCACAAGAACGTCCTGGCGGATCGAGCGGGCGATGGCCCAGGCAACGTTATGGGCAATGGTGGACGCCCCGGCGCCGCCCTTGGCCGAAATAAAGCCCATGGAACGGCCGATCGGAGCTGCGCCTTCCGATGCAAAAAGATCGGTTATAGCATTGATGATTGTCGCGCTCGAGGACGGCATGACCAGATATTCGGAAACACCGGCGCGGATCAGGCTGCGATAGAGCATGACATCATTGACGTGGCCGATGACGATGACGCGCGTCGAGGCGTCACACACCTCCGCCAGTTTTCCCAGAGCGCTTTCGATCTGGTCTGCGGGCAGCGTGGTTTCAACGATGATCAGGTTGGGCGTGGGATTTGTGCGGTAAGTTTCAACCGCCCCTTCCAAGCCGCCATTGTGGGTCGTGAGGGCCACCTTAGACATTCGCCGGTCGTGCGTCGTGTCTTCGATGATCTGCGCGGTCTGGGAGTGCTCACAGAAAGCCTGGATCGTTATGCGCGGGATCAGCCGTGCCCCGCTTACGGTCTCGGTGGGTGCCTCGGATGCATTTGCACGATCGTCGTTGTCGATAAAGGTCATCGTTTCTACCCCAAGCGGGACGTCTCAAAAAGGGCGCGCCGGCGGCGATGCCGGAGCGAAGGGATCAATCGAGCATGAAGCCCACGGAACCACGGAACTGTCCGCCCCCCGCGCCGCCGACCCCGTACATGTTCTCCATGCGCCCAAGGAACATGGCTTCTGCATCTGACGAGGGCTCGTAGAAATCGTCCGGCGTGGCCACCGGTGCCACACTTGGCTGGGCAATCACCGGCGTGACCAGGATCACCAGTTCGGTCTGGGACGTGCTGTATTCGTAGGACCGGAACAGCGCACCGAGGATGGGGATGTTGCCGAGCCCAGGCAATTCATTGATCTGGCGCCGTGTGCGCTCTTCGAGCAATCCTGCGATCGCCAGGGTCTGGTAGGCCGGAAGTTCCACCGAAGTGGACGCGCTGCGCGAATTGAGGGCACCCGAAATCGTATCGGAGATTTCGGAGACTTCGGTATCTATATCGAGCGCGATCAATCCATTCGAGCGCACGGTCGGTGTGAAATTGAGCTTTATGCCATATTCCTTGTAGTCGTAGCTTTCCTCACCGTCGGTGACGACGCGGATCGGCAACTCACCGCCGACGTGGAAATTGGCTTCTTGCCCCGACATTGCCGTAAGCACCGGTTCGGCGAGAAGGCGCAGGGCGTTCTGGCTCTGCAACGCCTGCAGCGAAGCGTCGATGGAGAAATTGCCCTGGCTGAAATCGCCTGAATAACTGCCTGCGGTATCGCCGATTGTGGGATCCGAATTTATGCCCAGGTTAAGCGCGCCAACCGAGAGCGAACCGGACAGATTGATTCCCAGAGCTTTCGCCGCGTCACGCTTGATCTCGGCGACTACGACTTTGAGCGCGACCTGCTGACCGCCTGCAACGTTGATGACGGAAGTGACATTGGCTTCTCCGCCCACATATTGCGCGGCGATGGCAACTGCCTTTTCCATGTCATCGCCGGACTGAACATCGCCCGAAAGAATGACAGAATTGGCAAAGGACTGCACCTGAACGCGAGAGCCAGGCAGCAGCCGATTGATGGTTGCCGCAAGGCCCGAGGAGTCCTGGGCAACCGAGATCTCGATCACCGCAATGCCTGCACCCGAGGAATCGAGGAACAAAATATTGGTTTCGCCCGGAGCCATGCCCTGAATGACGGCACGGGTCCGTGTCCGCATCAGGGCGTTAGCCACGTTTGGCTGGGAGACGATAACCTCTCCGGCCTCAACCGGCAGATCGATGATGATCGATTTATTGACCCCGATTTCCACGTATTGGGTGCGCCCCAGCTCGCTCTGGGCAATTCGCAGATGCGGCGAAGTGGCCCCCAGGGCCTGTGTGGCACCAAACAGGGTGGCCAGCAGCAAGCCTGCAAACAGGGCTCGCATCAGATCAACTCGAGCGGCGAAAGGCTGTTTCGGAACGAAGAGCATCTATCTGACCTCGATGACGGGCGACAACGGCTGGGCCGACACCGTTGGATCGGCTGGATTGTCCAGAGCCGAGACCGACGTGCCGGAGGACGGAGTAGTACGTTGCGCGCTGGATGTAACGGATTGGGACTGTCCGTAGCGGACGAGCCTTACGGTCTGGCTGCCGCCATGATCGTCCGCTGCGGTCTGCCCGAAATCGACAACCGAGCGCAGAACAAGCGCCAGCCGACCGACGGACCCGGACTGCAAAATGGTTTCCGACTGGGCAGGCGTGAGCTCGAGCGTGGCGATCTCGGCTTTTTCAAAGACCTGGGAAGAGGGGTTATCGGGATCGACCTGCCCGCCGGTCGTACCGACCTCACCGAGCCGCGTACCAATTGCCAGAACGCGAACATTTGAAAGGATTGTTTCGGAATAATCGCCACCGGAAGGGGTGAGAACGACATCGACGCGGTCGTTGGGTACGATGTATCCCCCCGACGCCGAATCAGGGTTTACCGAGACCGAAACGGCTCGCATGCCCTGTCCGATGACCGCCGAGAGATAGCCTTGGGTCGAATTGACGAGTTTGGCTTCGCGGATCGGTTCGCCGGCGAAAAATTCGAAACGGGCCACCGAGCCTGTCACCTGCTGGGGCGCATCGGGTACCGCACCGGCCGTGATGAATTCGGAGCGCACGCCGCCTTCGGGCCAATCCTGCCAGCCCACGTCCGCTTCGGTCAGGCGCTGTCCGAGGCCGATTGCCCGCGTTGCGACCAGAACCTGGGCGCGCGATTCGGTTTGCACTTCAAGCGCTGCGGATTCGGTCTCTTGTGGTCGGGGATTGTTGCCGCGTGTCGCCAGGAACGCCGCGAGCCCGCCCGCGACGATGGCAACCACGATGAGCAGAATACGCGCCGGTTTCATCTGACCCTACACTCCCACTAGCCCATGCCTGTCGCGGCACCTGCATTGTTTTCGGGAGACAGCACACCTCAGCGCTTTGAGCCCCCGCAACGATCAGCCTTGGCACGCCATATTTGGATGCGCTTACGGCCTGATGGGGCAACTATTGCCGGTAAAGGGTCAAAACTTGGTTAATTGATGCTTTTTTGCAAAGGTTAACCAATGGTTTAGAGGAAGAGCTTCCTGCCCAACGCGAAACCTTGTGCTCAACGAGCGCAAGGCGACGGCCCGGCAAGACTTCAAAGTGTGCCCAGTTGATCGAGCAGGGTCTGCTGGACAGCCTGATTGGTGACCAGACGCTCATAGATCAGGGTCTGCGGATAGATCAGCATGGCCCCGATCGCCAGAGCAATACCATAGGGCACCCCTGTCTTGGGATGATGCAGGCGCTGTATCCAGCCAACGCTCAGGAGCGGGGCCGGTAGCGCCCAGCGGCGACCGATGACAAGGGCCAAGGTCAAAACGCCGCCCAGAACGGCCGCGTAAAGAAGAAAGGGCAGCATGAACTCAAAGCCCATCCACATGGCGATCCCAGCCGCCAGCTTTGCATCCCCGCCACCGATCCAGCCCAGAGCAAACAGGGTGAAAGTGACGGCCAGCACCAGTGCGCCGGCGGCCAGATGCATGCCGATCAGGGTCGGGCTCATGCCCACGACCAGAGCGACACCTACAAAACCGACAATAACACCGGCAACGAGCGCGTTCGAAATGCGCATGGTGAGCAGATCTGAACAGGCAGCAAAGGCCATCAGAAGCGGGAATATCAGTGCGATCAAGGGATTGAACATTTGCAATATTGGTCAGTCTTACTGGAAAACAACGGCTATGCTGTCTGAAATGTACTGGTACATTCCATCCATTTGCTCCTGGTAGAAAATCAATGCTCCAATGATGGAGATTGAGACGAGCGAGGCAATGAGCGCGTATTCGATCGATGTCGCGCCTTCACTGTCCTTAATGAATAGACCGAACACGATGCACACCCTCTTCATTCGTGTTGTCGTCGTCGACCAACGATAGCGACGGCTGTTTAACAAACAAAAAAGAAAGAGGGCCAATGGCCCTCTTTCCATGCAAAACTGATTTAACGTCAGTGTTAGATCAGCACGTCGTCGTAACGGTTTCTGTGCCGTCCCGCAGCGATGCGCCGATCGTGCAGAATGTCTCTTCGAGCTGCGGGCCAATGAGTGAAAGGCCGGCAATGATCACAACGGCAACAAGCGCCGCGATAAGGCCGTATTCGATGGCAGTGGCGCCGGAATCATCGGCGATGAATTTCTTAAAAAGGTTCATGACTAAGCTCCTTGTTCGTGCGTCCTCAAGTGACTGCATCGTTCGACGCGTCACACATCGAACATGGGGCAAAGCTAGTCCCGGCCAGTTGAAATAGAGTTAATCCTAAGGCTCAAAACCGGCCGTTCAAAGCCAATACTCAATATGACTAGCAAATGGTTTAACCGACTTGTAAAACGATAACTATTATCGCTGCCATCAACTCAATATATACACCGCCGCCGGACCCGCTCTCGTTTGCCAAATCGTAACCATTGCCGTCCATGATCGGGTAACCATGCCAATCGGGACGGGAAGCCAGTCATGCCGGGTCAATTGCGCAGCACCCTGATTGCTGCAGTATTATTAATCAGCGGATATGGCCTAAGTCCCGCCATCGCTCAGGACCAGGACGCCATTACGGTCACTGTCAATACCAACATGGCCCGGGTGCTTCGCATCAACGCGCCGGCTGCCACGGTGATTATCGGCAATCCGGCAATTGCCGATGTCACGATACAGGACCCCCAGACCCTGATCCTGACCGGCAAGAGCTTTGGCCGGACCAACATGATCATCCTCGATTCCAATGGCGATCCCATAGCCGATACCATTGTCGAAGTGGCTCAACTCACCTCCGACACCGTTACCGTGTTTATGGGCGCCCAGCGGACATCGATGGCGTGCGCACCCAATTGCCAGCCCGTTATCATGCTGGGCGACGACACCAGCTATACCTCGGACGTGGTCTCTTCGAGCACCATCATCGACGGCGCGGCCAGCCGATAGGTCGAAATCTTCCCAACTCCTTAAGGTCCGGTTTACCGTGGCCTCAGATGCGCGGTCACGCGATCCAAACCCTAACTATTGGTTAGGAGAGCTTTGCGTATTGTGCCCAGCGATTTCAGACGGAGCGCGGGCATGGGGACTACCGCAACACGATTATCGAGACGGAAATGGCTGGCCCGCAGGTTGGCGCGCCGTTTTGCCCTGTCCGATCGAGGTGTGACAGCCATCGAATTTGCGATTGTCGGTCCGGCGTTTCTTGCCTTGATTGGGGCAACGTTGGAAACCGCCCTCGCCTTTTTTGCAGGTTATGCCCTCGACACAGCGGTTATCGACTCCTCGCGGCTGATCCGTACTGGGCAATCGGCCTATATTTCCTCGGAAGCCGACTATAGGGAAGCGCTCTGCGGGCGCCTGTATGGCATCTTCGATTGCGAACAGGTGCGTATGTCGGTGCGCCCTATCGACGATTTCGCCAGCTTTTCGATGTCCGGACCCATCGACACCGACACGGGCGAATGGACGATGGACAATTTTTACACCGAAGCAGGGCCGCTCGAAACCATGATGATTGAGGCCTATTACAAATGGCCGACATTCTTCAATATTCCGGGCCTGAATGCCGGACAGACAGCCGATGGCAAGCGCCTTCTGGCCGCGACGCACGTCTTTCGAACGGAGCCCTTCTGATCATGTACGAACCGCGACAGGGCATAGCCGGGGCATTGGCCAGATTACTCCGCAACCAGAAGGGAATAGCGGCAGTCGAGTTCGCGCTGATCGTGCCCATCCTGTTGCTGAGCTATCTGGGGGCAACAGACGTAACGCAGGGCCTGGCCATTGACCGTAAACTGGGCCAGGTCGCCTCCACCGTATCGGATCTGGTGGCCCAGGAAGGTTCAATCACACGCGACGAGGTTCATGCGTTCTTTCAATCCGGAATCGCAATCATGCGCCCGTTTGACTTCGAGAACACGAAGCTTCGGCTGACCATCGTCGAAGTGAACGGCAGTTCTACCGAAGTAACCGGCGCGACCGCGCGCAATTGGGAGATCGACGCCAGCAACGGAGAGACATATGAGTTGCCAAGCGACCTGCTGACGCTTTCAGATGAGCGCTATGTGGTGGTTGCCGAAGTAAGCTACGATTATTCTCCCATGTTCGGGACCGTCTTTAACAGCACAGTCCCCCTCGGGCAGCGTTCCCTTCACGTAACCCGCAAGGACGTCAGCGAATTCGGCTTTCCACCGGACGGCTCTCCGACCGGCGGGGGGCTCATCGAAGACGTTGTCGATGCAGTGGACGATGTCGTCGACGACGTCGCAGGCGACGAGGATGAAGAGTCCGGAGAGGATGATGGCGGTTCCGCTGGCGATGGCGATGACGATGGACCGGGCGGTCCTGGCGGTGGATGGGGTGGCCCTGGTGGTGGATGGGGCGGCGGGTGCTGGGGCTGGCGCTGCTAGCCCTCAGCCAGCAGCCATTGCCGCGACGCCGCAAATACCGGATCGCCCTTTTCTCTTGTCTCAGCGCGCCAGCGCCATGGGTGGTTGTAAATCACGCATCTGCCTGACATGACATCGATCGAACCCTGGAGCGATAGCGATGTCCGAACCCCTCATTCCCGTTTTCGATCTTGGCGGCGTCTTTGTCGACTGGGATCCGATGTATCTGTTCCGCAAGCTGTTTGCGACCGAAGAAGAGGCGCGGTGGTTTGGCGACACCATCTGCACCAAGGATTGGAACCTTGAGTTCGATGCCGGGGATATCTATGCCGAAGGCGTGGCCAGGCTGATTACCCGCTTCCCCCGCTACTGGCGTGAAATCGGAGCCTATGATACCCGTTGGAAAGAGACCATCGGCGGCATTTTCCAGGGCACAGTCGATATCCACAACGAGTTGATCGAAGCGGAAATCCCGACCTTTGCGATCACCAATTTCTCATGGGAGAAATGGGTTTCGGTGCTCGACGAGTGGAGCTTTCTCGAAAAGTTCGACGGGGTGGTGGTCTCGGGACTTGAAAAAATGGTCAAGCCCGATCCCCGCATCTTCCGTCTGTTTTGCGACCGCTATGGATTGGCGCCGGAATCCTGTGTCTTTATCGACGACAACGAGGCCAATGTGGTTTCGGCCCGCGCGGTCGGCATGGAAGCGATCCATTTTTCATCGCCCGAGGCGCTCAGGGCCGAGCTTGTCGGTCTTGGATTGCCGCTCAAAAGCTAGCGCGTGCCGTACATCCGATCGCCCGCGTCGCCCAGACCCGGAACTATGTAGCCATGCTCATTGAGCTTTTCATCCATGCTGGCCGTGAAGATCGGCACATCGGGATGGGCTGTTGTAAACCGCTCCACCCCCTCTGGCGCGGCCAGCAGGCACAGGAAGCGGATATTGTTGGCCCCACGATCCTTGAGTTTTTGTACCGCCGAAATGGCAGAGTTCGCTGTTGCCAGCATAGGGTCCACGACGATCACCAACCGGTCGGCGGCGTCTGAGGGGGCCTTAAAATAGTATTCGACAGCCTCCAAGGTTTCGGGGTCCCGGTAAAGCCCGATATGGGCGACGCGTGCCGAAGGAACCAGATCGAGCATGCCAGCCAGAAGCCCCTCACCGGCCCTCAGAATCGAGGCGAATACGAGTTTTTTTCCCTTGAGGGTTGGGGCCCGGGTGGGCCCGACGGGGGTTTCGATATCAATATATTCGACCTCAAGGTCGCGCGTGACCTCGTAGCATAGAAGATGCGCGATCTCGCGCAGAAGCCTGCGGAAGCTGGCGGTCGAGGTGTCCTTGCAGCGCATGATGGTGAGCTTGTGCTGGACAAGGGGGTGATCGACGATGGTCAGGTTCTGCATGAGGCCGCTCTTTGTTTATGGTTATAGGGCGCTGGAGCCGTGCTTGCCCGGCGCGATGCCCAGCCAGTGGGCAATTGTTTCGCCAATATCGGACAAAACGGGGCGCAGGCCAATGCTGCCCTTGTCCAAAGCGCGGCTAAATAACAGGATTGGCACCTGCTCGCGCGTGTGGTCGGTGCCGGGCCAGGTTGGATCGTTGCCGTGATCGGCTGTGATGACCAGAAGATCGTCGTCGCGGAGCCTGGCGATGAGTTCGGGGAGGCGGCGATCGAACTGTTCGAGGGCGTCCGCATAGCCGCCCGGGTCGCGCCGGTGACCGAATTCTGTATCAAAATCAACGAAGTTCGTGAAAATCAGCGCGCCATCGGTTGCCATATCCATGGCTTCGAGCGTGCGGTCGAACAGCACCATGTTGCTCGATGCCTTGATCTTGTGGGTAATGCCGCGCGCTGCGTAGATGTCGGAGATCTTGCCGATGGCATAGACCTGCCGGTCGGCCGATTTGAGGCGATCGAGCACCGTATCTTCGGGGGGATCGATGGCGAAATCGCGCCGGTTTCCAGTGCGTTTGAAGCTCTTGGCGTCCTCGCCGAGGAAAGGTCTGGCGATGACGCGACCGACCTTTAGGGGGGCTGTGAACTTGAAGACCGTTTCGCAGAGCGCGTAGAGGTTTTCGAGGCCGAAATGCTCCTCGTGGGCGGCGATCTGGAAGACTGAGTCCACCGAAGTATAAAAGATGGGTTTTCCGGTGCGAATTGACTCTTCACCGAAATCCTCAATGACCTGCGTGCCCGAGGCGTGGGTGTTGGCAAGGGAGCCTTCAAGTCCTGCCGCTTCGTAGATTTTTGCAAGCAATTCCAATGGGAAAGCCGGATTTTCGTTAGGGAAATAGCCCCATGCGAAGGGAACCGGGACACCGGCGATTTCCCAGTGGCCGGACGGAGTGTCCTTGCCGATCGAGACTTCGCGCCCAACGCCCCAACGCCCGCCGAGGGGGGCGTTGCTCAGGCCGGGCGGGACTGTGCCGGTGGACAGTTCGGCTGCGGCGCCCAGGCCGAGGCCGTCGAGATTTGGCAGATATAACATACCCTTACGGGTGCCTTCGATATCGCCACGGCCATCGGCGCAGGCCTGGGCGATGTGGCCGAGGGTGTCGGCGCCCGCATCGCCGAAATCGGCGGCGTCGGGGGCACCGCCGATGCCGAAACTATCGAGCAGACATAAAATGGCGCGGGGCATCACTGGCCTCCCTGGGGAAGAATTTCACTATAGATAACCGGATGTTCAGGCGCATCCTCATCGATCACGTAAGCCGCGAGAAGGCGCCTTTCGGCCTCTGCGGCAGTGGCCTCGTCGCGGGCATGGATGCGGGCGATGGGGGTTTGCGGGTCGACTTTCGTGCCGATGCCGGCGAGGCGATCAAAGCCCACATGGTAGTCGAGCTTCTGATTTGGATCGGTGCGTCCTCCCCCCAGAACGACCACCGCCATGCCCAAGGCACGTACATCGATCCGGGCCACACGCCCAATGGACGCAGCATACACTTCCCTTACCACACCCACTGGACCGGGCACATATTTTTCCAAATCGTGCCAGGATCCCAGCGCATTTGCCATGGCAAAAAACTTCTCGGCGGCAGCACCGCTGTCGAGTGCTATTTTGGCGCGGATAAACCCGTCATCATAGTCGAGCGCCATACCCCCGAGGATCAGTCCGTGGGCACAAAGGGCGAGCGTTACCTCTTCGAGGCGCGGGTCGCGATGGGCGCCGGTGAGGAAATCGATGGCGTTTTTCACCTCCAGCCAATTGCCCGCCGCAGAGGCGAGCGGCTGGTTCATGTCGGTGATCAGCGCACCGGTTTTCAGCCCCGCTCCATTGGCGACCGATACCAGGCTTTCGGCCAACCCGACTGAATCCTCGAGCGTCTTCATGAAGGCGCCCGAGCCGGTCTTGACGTCGAGGATGAGAGCATCGAGCCCGGCGGCGAGCTTTTTGGAGAGGATGGAGGCTGTAATGAGCGAGATGTTTTCGACAGTCGCTGTGACGTCGCGGATGGAATAGAGCCGCCGGTCGGCGGGGGCGAGATCATCGGTCTGGCCGATAATGGCGCACCCCACGTCCTTGACCACCCGGCGCAGGGTGTCGATGTCGGGATTGGTCATATAGCCGGGGATGGAATCGAACTTGTCGAGCGTGCCGCCGGTGTGTCCGAGACCGCGGCCGGAAATCATCGGAACATAAGCGCCGCAAGCGGCAAGAATTGGCGCGAGCATGAGGGACACGTTATCGCCCACTCCGCCGGTCGAGTGCTTGTCGATCGTGGGGCCATCGAGATCGGACCAATCGAGCACGCGGCCTGAATCGCGCATGGCGAGGGTCAGCGCCACGCGCTCATTACGCGTCATGTTCTGGAAATAGACGGCCATGGCAAAGGCGGCGGCCTGCGCGTCATTGACAGCGCCGGAGGTGAGCCCGGCGACGAAACCGGCGATATCGGCTGGGTCAAGTTCCAGACCGTCGCGTTTTCTGGCGATCACTTCCTGGGGGAGAAGCGGCATGCAGGATCAGACCTTGTGGAGCCGGACGGGAGATTTTGGCGCGCGTTTCAATATGCCCTTGGCCTCAAGATCAAGTTGGACGCATTTGAACCACCAGCCGGCCTTTTCGCCGCCGGGAAACAGGTCCTGGGGCAGGTCGGGCTTGATGGCGGCGATCAGATCGGCCGGGGTGGCGCCCGGTTCGGTTGTGGGAATGTGTTTCATCACCGCTTCGCGGACCGCCATGTATTTGGCCTTATCGACCCGCGTCTTGTGGTTGGGGGAGGTGAA
Protein-coding regions in this window:
- a CDS encoding TadE/TadG family type IV pilus assembly protein, whose product is MYEPRQGIAGALARLLRNQKGIAAVEFALIVPILLLSYLGATDVTQGLAIDRKLGQVASTVSDLVAQEGSITRDEVHAFFQSGIAIMRPFDFENTKLRLTIVEVNGSSTEVTGATARNWEIDASNGETYELPSDLLTLSDERYVVVAEVSYDYSPMFGTVFNSTVPLGQRSLHVTRKDVSEFGFPPDGSPTGGGLIEDVVDAVDDVVDDVAGDEDEESGEDDGGSAGDGDDDGPGGPGGGWGGPGGGWGGGCWGWRC
- a CDS encoding HAD family phosphatase; translated protein: MSEPLIPVFDLGGVFVDWDPMYLFRKLFATEEEARWFGDTICTKDWNLEFDAGDIYAEGVARLITRFPRYWREIGAYDTRWKETIGGIFQGTVDIHNELIEAEIPTFAITNFSWEKWVSVLDEWSFLEKFDGVVVSGLEKMVKPDPRIFRLFCDRYGLAPESCVFIDDNEANVVSARAVGMEAIHFSSPEALRAELVGLGLPLKS
- the upp gene encoding uracil phosphoribosyltransferase — encoded protein: MQNLTIVDHPLVQHKLTIMRCKDTSTASFRRLLREIAHLLCYEVTRDLEVEYIDIETPVGPTRAPTLKGKKLVFASILRAGEGLLAGMLDLVPSARVAHIGLYRDPETLEAVEYYFKAPSDAADRLVIVVDPMLATANSAISAVQKLKDRGANNIRFLCLLAAPEGVERFTTAHPDVPIFTASMDEKLNEHGYIVPGLGDAGDRMYGTR
- a CDS encoding phosphopentomutase, with translation MPRAILCLLDSFGIGGAPDAADFGDAGADTLGHIAQACADGRGDIEGTRKGMLYLPNLDGLGLGAAAELSTGTVPPGLSNAPLGGRWGVGREVSIGKDTPSGHWEIAGVPVPFAWGYFPNENPAFPLELLAKIYEAAGLEGSLANTHASGTQVIEDFGEESIRTGKPIFYTSVDSVFQIAAHEEHFGLENLYALCETVFKFTAPLKVGRVIARPFLGEDAKSFKRTGNRRDFAIDPPEDTVLDRLKSADRQVYAIGKISDIYAARGITHKIKASSNMVLFDRTLEAMDMATDGALIFTNFVDFDTEFGHRRDPGGYADALEQFDRRLPELIARLRDDDLLVITADHGNDPTWPGTDHTREQVPILLFSRALDKGSIGLRPVLSDIGETIAHWLGIAPGKHGSSAL
- the deoA gene encoding thymidine phosphorylase yields the protein MPLLPQEVIARKRDGLELDPADIAGFVAGLTSGAVNDAQAAAFAMAVYFQNMTRNERVALTLAMRDSGRVLDWSDLDGPTIDKHSTGGVGDNVSLMLAPILAACGAYVPMISGRGLGHTGGTLDKFDSIPGYMTNPDIDTLRRVVKDVGCAIIGQTDDLAPADRRLYSIRDVTATVENISLITASILSKKLAAGLDALILDVKTGSGAFMKTLEDSVGLAESLVSVANGAGLKTGALITDMNQPLASAAGNWLEVKNAIDFLTGAHRDPRLEEVTLALCAHGLILGGMALDYDDGFIRAKIALDSGAAAEKFFAMANALGSWHDLEKYVPGPVGVVREVYAASIGRVARIDVRALGMAVVVLGGGRTDPNQKLDYHVGFDRLAGIGTKVDPQTPIARIHARDEATAAEAERRLLAAYVIDEDAPEHPVIYSEILPQGGQ
- a CDS encoding DUF6958 family protein is translated as MNEKIEVENFTSPNHKTRVDKAKYMAVREAVMKHIPTTEPGATPADLIAAIKPDLPQDLFPGGEKAGWWFKCVQLDLEAKGILKRAPKSPVRLHKV